A window from Bacteroidales bacterium encodes these proteins:
- a CDS encoding DUF1073 domain-containing protein encodes MVADEAKPQEQQVPLETLSDYQLIQLYYQIPGSLVRRSQLAAKQGSQYDGDRKIYEALGYPTDTLKFSDFYARYERQDMAKAIIDKPVNATWRGGLKIRESGERDGDKETDFEKAYKDLDKRLGLKKWFTRLDKLTGLGYFGVLLLGFNDVKDRKGLMKPIKKGAKLNYVRAFGDHNIEIKTWEENTGNERYGKPLTYQVKITGPHSERSDVLVVHWSRLIHVIDGALESQVYGTPRLRAIYNRLMDLEKVAGGDAEMFWRGARPGYVGSEQEGFELTPAQREQIQAQIKDYEHNMSRFMITKGLDINQLQQQVADPGNHVDVLVQMISAETGIPKRILVGSERGELASTEDRTQWLSEITTRREEFAEETIVRPFVDKCVELGILPAPKNEDYDVVWEDLFAPSNKEKAEIGNIRSEALMYYARYPYASEILPVEQAFELLMGMTKEEIDKAMQEGGDNLAEELKSIKEQFKSRPTGTSTEDPKPDKKEE; translated from the coding sequence ATGGTAGCGGACGAAGCAAAACCACAAGAACAACAGGTACCGCTGGAAACTCTCAGTGATTACCAACTCATACAGTTGTATTACCAAATTCCCGGTAGTTTGGTACGTAGAAGTCAGTTGGCAGCTAAACAAGGCTCTCAATATGATGGGGATAGAAAAATATATGAGGCTTTAGGTTATCCCACGGACACGTTGAAGTTTTCTGATTTTTATGCTCGGTATGAAAGACAGGACATGGCCAAGGCTATCATTGATAAACCTGTAAATGCCACATGGCGGGGTGGACTAAAAATTCGTGAGTCAGGAGAACGGGATGGTGATAAGGAAACTGATTTTGAAAAAGCTTACAAAGACCTCGACAAACGCCTTGGACTAAAAAAATGGTTCACTCGGTTGGACAAGCTCACCGGACTTGGTTATTTTGGTGTGCTGCTTTTGGGATTCAATGATGTAAAAGATCGCAAAGGTTTAATGAAGCCGATTAAGAAAGGAGCCAAGTTAAATTATGTTCGTGCGTTTGGTGATCACAATATAGAAATAAAAACGTGGGAAGAAAATACAGGCAATGAAAGATATGGTAAACCACTTACTTACCAAGTCAAGATCACCGGACCGCACTCTGAGCGGAGTGATGTATTGGTTGTTCATTGGTCCAGACTGATTCATGTGATAGATGGAGCGTTGGAGAGTCAGGTTTACGGCACACCGAGGCTAAGAGCAATATATAACCGGTTAATGGACTTGGAAAAAGTTGCCGGTGGTGATGCAGAAATGTTTTGGCGTGGTGCCCGTCCCGGTTATGTAGGAAGTGAACAGGAAGGATTTGAACTCACCCCGGCTCAAAGGGAACAAATTCAAGCACAGATCAAGGACTACGAACACAACATGAGCCGGTTTATGATTACCAAAGGTTTGGATATTAACCAATTGCAACAACAAGTTGCTGACCCGGGAAATCACGTAGATGTTTTGGTCCAAATGATTTCTGCTGAAACAGGTATTCCCAAGCGAATATTGGTTGGTTCGGAGCGTGGAGAGTTGGCAAGTACAGAGGACCGCACACAGTGGCTTTCTGAGATAACAACGAGAAGGGAAGAATTTGCCGAAGAAACCATTGTTCGTCCGTTTGTTGACAAGTGTGTAGAACTCGGCATTCTGCCAGCACCCAAGAATGAGGACTATGATGTTGTTTGGGAAGATCTTTTTGCACCAAGCAATAAAGAGAAAGCTGAAATTGGCAATATTCGTTCGGAAGCACTTATGTACTACGCACGTTATCCCTATGCCAGTGAGATATTGCCGGTTGAACAGGCATTTGAACTGTTGATGGGTATGACAAAAGAAGAAATTGACAAGGCTATGCAGGAAGGCGGGGACAATCTTGCAGAGGAATTAAAATCAATCAAAGAGCAATTCAAGAGTAGACCTACTGGCACAAGTACGGAAGATCCCAAACCAGATAAAAAAGAGGAATAA